From Streptomyces durmitorensis, a single genomic window includes:
- a CDS encoding ABC transporter permease: MKRLRGRTPGPRTPIALAIPALLAIAFLMLPLLGILVRTEWGELGAHLTTEGTTQALRLSLVVSFWALGLSLLLGVPLAWLLARVDFPGKAVVRSLVLLPMVLPPTVGGVALLLAFGRRGLLGPWLEGTFGITLPFHTSGAVIAATFVAMPFLVISLEGALGGLRPRYEETAASLGASPVRVFCTVTLPMVAPGLIAGAALTWARALGEFGATITFAGNLPGTTQTLPLQVYLLLQDSPEAATSVSLLLLAIAMAVLVALRGRWMSTPGDRRGGRSGRLPDDAPAPAPPESAAAESAAAGPSAEPQERWSLHAEVSGFNRLTLDAEPGTTIAVVGPNGAGKTTLLRALLGLTPRAHAELRLGDTDVTGLPPHRRHVAWVPQDGALFPHMSALANTAYGPRALGVPRAEARRRAQEWLDRLGVGHLAHRKPAQVSGGQAQRVALARALAARPRLLLLDEPLAALDQTTRAHVRHTLRTHLDTFGGVCLIVTHDPVEAVSLADRVLVLDQGLALQDEAPAEVTRHPRSPWVARMLGRNAWPGTAGPEGLALPGGGTLVIADPLPPGTEALAIIAPEAVSVHRDRPSGSPRNVWPGTIREITTSGSRLRLLITSPQAPDLVAEITPQAAAELGLADGTPVWTSVKATEATVVPT; the protein is encoded by the coding sequence TGGCGATCCCCGCGCTGCTGGCCATCGCGTTCCTGATGCTGCCGCTGCTCGGGATCCTCGTCCGTACGGAGTGGGGTGAGCTGGGCGCCCACCTGACCACGGAAGGAACCACGCAGGCGCTGCGCCTTTCCCTGGTCGTCTCCTTCTGGGCGCTGGGGCTTTCGCTGCTGCTCGGGGTACCGCTCGCCTGGCTGCTCGCCCGTGTCGACTTTCCCGGCAAGGCGGTCGTACGTTCCCTCGTCCTGCTCCCGATGGTGCTTCCGCCCACCGTGGGCGGCGTCGCCCTGCTCCTCGCCTTCGGGCGGCGCGGACTGCTCGGCCCGTGGCTCGAAGGCACGTTCGGGATCACCCTGCCGTTCCACACGTCCGGCGCGGTGATCGCCGCGACCTTCGTCGCGATGCCGTTCCTCGTCATCAGCCTCGAAGGCGCGCTCGGCGGACTCCGCCCCCGCTACGAGGAGACGGCGGCGTCCCTGGGCGCATCGCCGGTACGGGTGTTCTGCACCGTCACGCTGCCCATGGTCGCCCCCGGGCTCATCGCCGGAGCCGCCCTGACCTGGGCGCGGGCCCTCGGCGAGTTCGGCGCGACCATCACCTTCGCGGGCAACCTGCCCGGCACCACGCAGACCCTGCCCCTTCAGGTGTACCTGCTGCTCCAGGACTCCCCCGAGGCCGCGACGTCCGTGTCGCTGCTGCTGCTCGCCATCGCCATGGCGGTGCTCGTCGCGCTGCGCGGGCGGTGGATGAGCACTCCGGGCGACCGCAGGGGCGGCCGGTCCGGGCGGCTGCCGGACGACGCGCCCGCGCCCGCGCCGCCGGAGTCCGCCGCGGCCGAGTCCGCCGCGGCCGGGCCCTCGGCGGAGCCCCAGGAGCGCTGGTCCCTGCACGCCGAGGTCAGCGGCTTCAACCGCCTGACCCTGGACGCCGAGCCGGGCACCACCATCGCCGTCGTCGGGCCCAACGGCGCGGGCAAGACCACGCTGCTGCGCGCCCTGCTCGGCCTGACCCCGCGCGCCCACGCCGAGCTCCGCCTCGGGGACACCGACGTCACGGGCCTTCCGCCGCACCGCAGACACGTCGCCTGGGTCCCGCAGGACGGCGCCCTGTTCCCGCACATGAGCGCGCTGGCCAACACGGCGTACGGGCCGCGCGCCCTTGGTGTCCCGCGCGCCGAGGCCCGGCGCCGCGCGCAGGAGTGGCTCGACCGGCTCGGCGTCGGCCACCTCGCGCACCGCAAGCCGGCCCAGGTCTCCGGCGGTCAAGCCCAACGGGTGGCGCTGGCAAGGGCATTGGCGGCCCGCCCCCGGCTGCTCCTGCTCGACGAACCGCTCGCCGCGCTCGACCAGACGACCCGGGCCCACGTGCGCCACACCCTGCGTACGCACCTCGACACCTTCGGCGGTGTCTGCCTGATCGTCACGCACGACCCCGTCGAGGCGGTGTCCCTTGCCGACCGGGTTCTCGTACTCGACCAGGGGCTCGCCCTCCAGGACGAGGCGCCCGCCGAGGTGACCCGGCACCCGCGCTCCCCGTGGGTGGCCAGGATGCTGGGCCGCAACGCCTGGCCCGGCACCGCGGGCCCCGAGGGACTTGCCCTGCCCGGCGGGGGAACGCTCGTGATCGCGGATCCGCTGCCGCCGGGCACCGAGGCCCTGGCGATCATCGCCCCGGAGGCGGTCTCCGTGCACCGCGACAGGCCCAGCGGCAGCCCCCGCAACGTATGGCCCGGCACCATCCGCGAGATCACCACGAGCGGCAGCCGCCTGCGCCTCCTGATCACCTCCCCGCAGGCCCCCGACCTCGTCGCCGAGATCACCCCGCAGGCCGCCGCCGAACTCGGCCTCGCCGACGGGACGCCGGTGTGGACCAGCGTGAAGGCGACGGAGGCGACGGTCGTGCCTACGTAG
- a CDS encoding aminoglycoside phosphotransferase family protein produces the protein MVPTPPDGRAGIDAALVKCLVAAQFPQWSDLPVRPVEVDGWDNRTYRIGDTLTARLPTAAGYVPAVAKENEWLPRLAPSLPYAVPPILGEGVPGEGYPHPWSVRGWLDGETAAPERIGDMAQFADSVAGFILALQRCDTTGGPLAGEHSWYRGASPAYYDEETRRCLAALDGRVDTDRAAVVWDAALAAEWRGTPVWFHGDIAPGNLLVDDGKLTAVIDFGTSGVGDPACDLVAAWGMFSGESREVFRRAVGQDEGTWARARGWLLWKCLLTLSGYIDTDPERAAVDRRLIAEVLADHDLFS, from the coding sequence ATGGTTCCGACACCTCCCGACGGGCGCGCCGGTATCGACGCCGCCCTGGTGAAATGTCTGGTCGCCGCGCAGTTCCCGCAGTGGAGCGACCTGCCCGTCAGACCGGTGGAGGTCGACGGCTGGGACAACCGGACGTATCGAATCGGCGACACCCTGACGGCCCGGCTGCCCACCGCCGCCGGCTATGTCCCCGCGGTCGCCAAGGAGAACGAATGGCTGCCCCGGCTCGCGCCGTCCCTGCCGTACGCCGTCCCGCCGATCCTGGGCGAGGGCGTTCCGGGCGAGGGGTATCCCCACCCGTGGTCCGTCCGCGGCTGGCTCGACGGCGAGACGGCGGCTCCTGAACGCATCGGCGACATGGCGCAGTTCGCGGACTCCGTGGCCGGGTTCATCCTCGCCCTCCAGCGCTGCGACACCACCGGGGGCCCGCTCGCCGGCGAGCACAGCTGGTACCGCGGCGCGTCCCCGGCGTACTACGACGAGGAGACCCGGCGGTGCCTCGCCGCCCTCGATGGCCGCGTCGACACGGACAGGGCGGCGGTCGTGTGGGACGCCGCGCTCGCCGCCGAGTGGCGCGGGACGCCGGTGTGGTTCCACGGCGACATCGCCCCCGGCAACCTCCTGGTCGATGACGGCAAGCTGACCGCCGTCATCGACTTCGGCACGTCGGGCGTCGGCGACCCGGCGTGCGACCTGGTGGCCGCGTGGGGGATGTTCTCGGGTGAGAGCCGGGAGGTGTTCCGGCGTGCGGTGGGCCAGGACGAGGGCACCTGGGCGCGCGCCCGCGGCTGGCTCCTGTGGAAGTGCCTGCTGACCCTGAGCGGGTACATCGACACCGATCCGGAGCGTGCGGCCGTCGACCGGCGCCTGATCGCCGAGGTCCTGGCCGACCACGATCTCTTCAGCTGA
- a CDS encoding MEDS domain-containing protein — protein sequence MDSSSVTRTVSVTRMNSGDHACLGFDDDETRWELRAAYADIGLSRGEQVIFFTDRATTPALAAEQLSSSGFPLGPALMDGRLAVVNEVPGYDPANGFDPAERAQTWVELTDKARHDGFSGIRVVGDMGWAAEPGVDQDLLVDYEAGLSPLFAEIGFTAICEYDRRRFGKSLLGRIRDAHPKRVLRRLGALDVARTGTELRVAGDVDLATREDFDTALAHALAGPDRPGVLDLTELCFMDVHGASTLVRLAGRLPLGHLLAVRCRPEQDKLIRLCGAAVVPQLVLGEG from the coding sequence ATGGATTCCAGTTCTGTGACCAGGACGGTCTCCGTCACCCGTATGAACTCCGGGGACCACGCCTGCCTCGGATTCGACGACGACGAAACCCGCTGGGAACTCCGCGCCGCGTACGCCGACATCGGCCTCTCGCGCGGCGAGCAGGTGATCTTCTTCACCGATCGGGCGACCACTCCCGCCCTCGCGGCGGAGCAGCTGAGTTCCAGCGGCTTCCCGCTGGGCCCCGCACTCATGGACGGACGTCTCGCCGTGGTCAACGAAGTCCCCGGCTACGACCCGGCCAACGGTTTCGACCCGGCCGAACGGGCCCAGACCTGGGTGGAGCTGACCGACAAGGCCCGCCACGACGGTTTCTCCGGGATCCGCGTGGTCGGCGACATGGGCTGGGCCGCCGAACCGGGCGTCGACCAGGACCTCCTGGTCGACTACGAAGCCGGGCTCTCGCCGCTCTTCGCGGAGATCGGGTTCACGGCCATCTGCGAGTACGACCGGCGCAGGTTCGGCAAGAGCCTCCTGGGCCGGATCCGCGACGCGCACCCCAAGCGGGTCCTGCGGCGCCTCGGCGCCCTGGACGTCGCACGGACCGGCACCGAGCTGCGGGTCGCCGGTGACGTCGACCTCGCCACGCGCGAGGACTTCGACACGGCGCTCGCACACGCCTTGGCGGGCCCCGACCGCCCCGGCGTGCTCGACCTGACGGAGCTGTGCTTCATGGACGTACACGGCGCGTCGACGCTGGTGCGGCTCGCGGGCAGGCTCCCCCTCGGCCACCTCCTCGCGGTGCGCTGCCGACCCGAGCAGGACAAATTGATACGGCTCTGCGGAGCCGCCGTAGTGCCACAACTCGTCCTGGGCGAAGGGTGA
- a CDS encoding ATP-binding protein gives MILNRGIGNDDNGGDPAPHREHLHSTLAPAPGRNTLLELPFTMADLARLRLQVTRRAEDAGLCEPRLSDFVLAVHEVASNAVVHGGGKGRIHLAHTDEGLRCVITDSGLGPTRPKPCESATLPEADEAENGRGLWLAQALTDHFDVTACAAGTRVTLVALLS, from the coding sequence GTGATCCTCAACCGCGGCATCGGCAACGACGACAACGGCGGTGACCCGGCCCCACACCGGGAACACCTCCACAGCACCCTCGCCCCCGCACCGGGCAGGAACACACTCCTCGAACTCCCCTTCACCATGGCTGACTTGGCACGCCTGCGGCTCCAGGTCACCCGGCGCGCGGAGGACGCGGGCCTCTGCGAACCCCGGCTCAGCGATTTCGTGCTCGCCGTGCACGAGGTCGCGAGCAACGCCGTCGTGCACGGCGGCGGCAAGGGCCGCATCCATCTCGCGCACACGGACGAGGGGTTGCGGTGCGTCATCACGGACAGCGGCCTCGGACCGACCCGACCCAAGCCGTGCGAGTCCGCCACGCTGCCCGAGGCGGACGAGGCCGAGAACGGCCGGGGCCTGTGGCTGGCCCAGGCCCTCACGGACCACTTCGACGTCACGGCCTGCGCGGCCGGGACCAGGGTCACCCTGGTGGCGCTGCTCTCCTGA
- a CDS encoding LacI family DNA-binding transcriptional regulator, whose translation MTADALRPARPVTLEDVARTAGVSRATVSRVVNSAPTVDPVLRRKVQEAVEATGYVPNQAARSLVTQRTDSIALVVSERERRPVEAPFVGRMFTDPHFGRVVGGLLDVLRPAGVQMVLMLVDDDTSRRQFLSYLRQGHVDGTVLVSSHASDPLPRLLAETGLPAVLAGRPAGTVPLPYVEVDQRAGARMAVDRLVSEGRRRIGTIAGPQDMPAAQERLEGFRDALAAHGITGAPWAEADFTRVGGAEATRRLLSQHPDLDGVFVASDLMAQGALQTLLRAGRRLPQDVAVVGFDDSEAARACEPALTTVRQPVEEMAAEMARLLLGRIKQPGDSPLSTVFRPTLVERASA comes from the coding sequence GTGACTGCCGACGCCCTGCGCCCCGCCCGCCCGGTGACCCTGGAGGACGTGGCCCGCACCGCGGGGGTGTCGCGCGCCACCGTCTCCCGGGTCGTGAACAGCGCGCCCACCGTCGACCCGGTGCTGCGCCGCAAGGTGCAGGAGGCCGTCGAGGCCACCGGCTACGTCCCCAACCAGGCCGCCCGCTCCCTGGTGACCCAGCGGACCGACTCCATCGCCCTGGTGGTGTCCGAGCGCGAGCGGCGGCCGGTCGAGGCCCCCTTCGTCGGCCGGATGTTCACCGACCCCCACTTCGGGCGGGTCGTCGGCGGGCTCCTGGACGTGCTGCGCCCGGCCGGGGTCCAGATGGTCCTGATGCTGGTGGACGACGACACCTCGCGCCGGCAGTTCCTGTCGTATCTGCGGCAGGGGCACGTGGACGGCACGGTGCTCGTCTCCTCGCACGCCTCCGATCCGCTGCCCCGGCTGCTCGCGGAGACCGGTCTGCCCGCCGTGCTTGCCGGGCGTCCGGCCGGGACGGTCCCGCTGCCGTACGTGGAGGTGGACCAGCGGGCCGGGGCGCGCATGGCCGTCGACCGGCTGGTCTCCGAGGGGCGCCGCAGGATCGGCACCATCGCGGGACCGCAGGACATGCCGGCCGCCCAGGAGCGCCTGGAGGGCTTCCGCGACGCGCTGGCCGCGCACGGCATCACCGGCGCGCCCTGGGCGGAGGCGGACTTCACGCGGGTGGGCGGCGCCGAAGCGACCCGGCGGCTCCTGTCCCAACACCCGGACCTGGACGGCGTGTTCGTCGCGTCGGACCTGATGGCGCAGGGCGCGCTGCAGACCCTCCTGCGGGCGGGCCGACGGCTGCCGCAGGACGTGGCGGTGGTCGGCTTCGACGACAGCGAGGCCGCCCGCGCCTGCGAGCCCGCGCTCACCACGGTCCGGCAGCCGGTGGAGGAGATGGCCGCCGAGATGGCCCGGCTGCTGCTGGGCAGGATCAAGCAGCCGGGGGACTCGCCGCTCTCGACGGTGTTCCGCCCGACGCTGGTCGAGCGGGCTTCGGCGTGA
- a CDS encoding coagulation factor 5/8 type domain-containing protein yields MSEHLPTPAARSTLSRRTALAAALAVPATGLLASQAVAAPDAPSSQAPAARRPQPANAAAPDFGPNVIVFDPSTGGIQAKLDEIFKKQESAQFGSARYALLFKPGTYSGLNAQIGFYTSIMGLGLTPDNTHINGDVTVDAGWFNGNATQNFWRSAENLSLSPVSGANRWAVSQAAPFRRMHVRGDLNLAPNGYGWASGGYIADSRIDGTVQPYSQQQWYTRDSSIGGWLNAVWNMVFSGVEGAPGDSFPNPPYTTLNNTPYSREKPFLYLDGGEYKVFLPALRTNARGTSWGSGTPQGQSLSLSAFYVAKAGDSAATLNAALDQGLHLLLTPGIYHLDRPIEVKKANTVVLGIGYATLIPDGGVTAVKTADVDGVRLAGFLVDAGPQNSATLVEVGPKGASASHVGNPTTVQDVFVRIGGAGAGKATTSLVVNSRHTIVDHTWVWRADHGEGVGWETNRADYGVVVNGADVLATGLFVEHFNKYDVQWNGERGRTIFYQNEKAYDAPNQAAIQNGSIKGFAAYKVADSVTTHEGWGLGSYCYYNVDPSIVQEHGFAAPNKPGVKFHHLLVVSLGGKGQYAHVINGIGAPTSGSGTVPSTVVSFP; encoded by the coding sequence ATGTCTGAGCACCTGCCTACGCCCGCCGCGAGATCCACCCTCTCCCGCCGCACCGCCCTGGCCGCCGCCCTGGCGGTCCCGGCCACCGGTCTGCTCGCGTCCCAGGCGGTCGCCGCCCCCGACGCGCCCTCGTCGCAGGCGCCCGCAGCCCGCCGCCCGCAGCCCGCGAACGCCGCCGCTCCCGACTTCGGCCCGAACGTCATCGTCTTCGACCCGTCCACCGGGGGCATCCAGGCGAAACTGGACGAGATCTTCAAGAAGCAGGAGTCGGCGCAGTTCGGCTCGGCCCGCTACGCCCTGCTGTTCAAGCCCGGCACGTACAGCGGCCTCAACGCCCAGATCGGCTTCTACACCTCGATCATGGGCCTGGGTCTGACCCCCGACAACACGCACATCAACGGCGACGTCACCGTCGACGCGGGCTGGTTCAACGGCAACGCCACGCAGAACTTCTGGCGTTCGGCGGAGAACCTCTCCCTCTCACCCGTCAGCGGCGCCAACCGCTGGGCGGTCTCCCAGGCCGCCCCGTTCCGCCGCATGCACGTGCGCGGCGACCTGAACCTCGCGCCCAACGGCTACGGCTGGGCCAGCGGCGGCTACATCGCCGACAGCCGGATCGACGGCACCGTCCAGCCGTACTCCCAGCAGCAGTGGTACACCCGTGACAGCTCGATCGGCGGCTGGCTCAACGCGGTGTGGAACATGGTCTTCTCCGGCGTGGAGGGCGCCCCCGGCGACTCGTTCCCGAACCCGCCCTACACCACCCTGAACAACACCCCGTACTCCCGCGAGAAGCCCTTCCTCTACCTCGACGGCGGGGAGTACAAGGTCTTCCTGCCCGCCCTGCGCACCAACGCCCGCGGCACCAGCTGGGGCAGCGGAACCCCGCAGGGGCAGTCCCTCTCCCTCTCCGCCTTCTACGTCGCCAAGGCGGGGGACAGCGCGGCCACCCTCAACGCCGCCCTCGACCAGGGGCTCCACCTCCTGCTCACGCCCGGCATCTACCACCTCGACCGGCCGATCGAGGTCAAGAAGGCCAACACCGTGGTCCTCGGCATCGGTTACGCCACCCTCATCCCGGACGGCGGGGTCACTGCCGTGAAGACCGCCGACGTGGACGGGGTGCGCCTGGCGGGCTTCCTGGTCGACGCCGGACCGCAGAACTCCGCGACGCTCGTCGAGGTTGGCCCGAAGGGCGCGAGCGCCTCGCACGTCGGCAACCCGACCACCGTCCAGGACGTGTTCGTCCGCATCGGCGGGGCGGGCGCGGGCAAGGCCACCACCAGCCTGGTGGTCAACAGCCGCCACACCATCGTCGACCACACCTGGGTCTGGCGCGCCGACCACGGCGAGGGCGTCGGCTGGGAGACCAACCGGGCCGACTACGGAGTGGTCGTCAACGGCGCCGACGTGCTGGCCACCGGTCTGTTCGTGGAGCACTTCAACAAGTACGACGTGCAGTGGAACGGCGAGCGCGGGCGCACGATCTTCTACCAGAACGAGAAGGCGTACGACGCCCCCAACCAGGCCGCGATCCAGAACGGCAGCATCAAGGGCTTCGCCGCGTACAAGGTCGCCGACTCCGTCACCACCCACGAGGGCTGGGGCCTCGGCAGCTACTGCTACTACAACGTCGACCCGAGCATCGTGCAGGAGCACGGCTTTGCCGCCCCGAACAAGCCGGGCGTGAAGTTCCACCACCTGCTCGTCGTCTCGCTCGGCGGCAAGGGCCAGTACGCGCACGTCATCAACGGGATCGGCGCTCCCACTTCGGGCTCCGGCACGGTGCCGTCCACGGTGGTCTCCTTCCCCTGA
- a CDS encoding discoidin domain-containing protein: protein MRSGTSRRSSGTSRRKRLTPLVALAAACTLTLLAGVAVAAPADPPGAVAAAAWDTDRAAEAYTTDPASATASGNEAGTPGPGAAFDGNASTRWSSQFADDAWIRVDLGATLRVDRVVLDWEAAYGKKYVLEASRNGTDWTPFYTETTGTGGSVTAHTYPQEVTGRYVRMRGVERATPYGYSLHAFKVYGGEPAPASTTRSNLALNHPARSNRYQHAGNSPAFVTDGGWPAGLKADQTRWSSDWNVNRWVSVDLGARSTIDTVDLYWEAAYAVDYELQVSDDDQTWRTVHKPSAAEVAERRADVKSPAEAVGWHDSVRLSQPATGRYVRMLGKERRSFYNPAPATAQFGYSLYEFQVWGTGGSASAAYPALPGEQSGAYRTMFFDDFTGASLDRSKWRVVRTGQEMGSVNGESQAYVDSTNNIRTENGSLVLEADYCDNCTSAGGGTYDFTSGRVDTNTKFDFTYGKVSARMKLPVGDGFWPAFWMLGSDVDDPNVSWPASGETDIMENIGYADWTSSALHGPGYSADGNIGARQTYPNGGRADQWHTYAVEWTPTTMRFSVDDRVVQETTRNKLESTRGEWVFDHDQYVILNLALGGAYPAGWNKVTQPYWGLPQSSVDRIAAGGVKAEIDWVRAEQKG, encoded by the coding sequence ATGCGCTCCGGCACCTCACGAAGAAGCTCCGGCACCTCCCGGAGAAAGAGACTCACCCCGCTCGTCGCGCTCGCGGCGGCCTGCACCCTGACCCTGCTGGCCGGTGTCGCGGTCGCCGCCCCGGCCGACCCGCCCGGCGCGGTCGCCGCCGCGGCCTGGGACACCGACCGCGCCGCAGAGGCGTACACCACGGACCCGGCATCGGCGACCGCCTCCGGCAACGAGGCAGGCACCCCCGGCCCCGGCGCCGCCTTCGACGGCAACGCATCGACCCGCTGGTCGAGCCAGTTCGCCGACGACGCGTGGATACGCGTGGACCTCGGCGCCACCCTGCGCGTCGACCGCGTCGTACTGGACTGGGAAGCCGCCTACGGCAAGAAGTACGTCCTGGAGGCGTCGAGGAACGGCACCGACTGGACCCCCTTCTACACGGAGACCACGGGCACGGGCGGCTCCGTCACCGCCCACACGTACCCCCAGGAAGTGACGGGCCGCTACGTCAGGATGCGCGGCGTCGAACGCGCCACGCCGTACGGCTACTCACTGCACGCCTTCAAGGTCTACGGCGGTGAACCCGCACCGGCGTCGACGACCCGCTCGAACCTCGCCCTGAACCACCCTGCCCGCTCCAACCGCTATCAGCACGCGGGCAATTCACCGGCCTTCGTGACCGACGGCGGCTGGCCCGCCGGCCTCAAGGCCGATCAGACCCGCTGGTCGAGCGACTGGAACGTCAACCGCTGGGTCTCGGTCGACCTGGGCGCGCGCTCCACCATCGACACCGTGGACCTGTACTGGGAGGCGGCCTACGCGGTCGACTACGAACTCCAGGTCTCCGACGACGACCAGACCTGGCGCACGGTCCACAAGCCCTCCGCCGCGGAGGTCGCCGAGCGCCGGGCCGACGTCAAGTCCCCCGCCGAAGCGGTGGGCTGGCACGACAGCGTGCGGCTCTCGCAGCCCGCGACCGGCCGCTACGTGCGGATGCTCGGCAAGGAACGCCGGTCGTTCTACAACCCGGCTCCGGCCACCGCCCAATTCGGCTATTCGCTCTACGAGTTCCAGGTGTGGGGCACGGGCGGCAGCGCGTCCGCCGCGTATCCCGCGCTGCCGGGTGAGCAGTCGGGGGCGTACAGGACGATGTTCTTCGACGACTTCACCGGCGCGAGCCTGGACCGCTCCAAGTGGCGCGTCGTCAGGACCGGGCAGGAGATGGGATCGGTCAACGGCGAGTCGCAGGCGTACGTCGACTCCACGAACAACATCCGCACGGAGAACGGCAGTCTGGTCCTTGAGGCCGACTACTGCGACAACTGCACCAGCGCGGGCGGCGGCACCTATGACTTCACCTCGGGCCGCGTCGACACCAACACCAAGTTCGACTTCACGTACGGCAAGGTCAGCGCCCGCATGAAGCTGCCGGTCGGCGACGGGTTCTGGCCCGCCTTCTGGATGCTGGGCAGCGACGTGGACGACCCGAACGTCTCGTGGCCCGCCTCCGGCGAGACCGACATCATGGAGAACATCGGCTACGCGGACTGGACGAGCTCCGCGCTGCACGGCCCCGGCTACTCGGCGGACGGCAACATCGGCGCCCGCCAGACCTATCCGAACGGCGGCAGAGCCGACCAGTGGCACACGTACGCGGTGGAGTGGACGCCGACGACGATGCGCTTCTCCGTCGACGACCGCGTCGTCCAGGAGACGACGCGCAACAAGCTGGAGTCCACCCGCGGCGAGTGGGTCTTCGACCACGACCAGTACGTCATCCTCAACCTCGCCCTGGGCGGCGCGTACCCGGCGGGCTGGAACAAGGTCACCCAGCCGTACTGGGGCCTGCCGCAGTCCAGCGTCGACAGGATCGCGGCAGGCGGGGTCAAGGCGGAGATCGACTGGGTGCGGGCGGAACAGAAGGGCTGA